The following proteins are encoded in a genomic region of Pungitius pungitius chromosome 19, fPunPun2.1, whole genome shotgun sequence:
- the LOC119198344 gene encoding cystatin-A-like, whose product MGQKPGGWSETKDATEDIQEICDQVKNRVEERTDKMYQEFKAVLYREQLVAGENFLIKVKVGKEDYLHLSVFRALPCDGGRIVLKGVQQHKRWEDPLIPFDCVTMGQKPGGWSETKDATEDIQEICDQVKVGKEDYLHLRVFVPALRDVKIELVGVQEHKSAHDPLVPF is encoded by the exons ATGGGTCAAAAACCTGGAGGATGGAGTGAGACAAAGGATGCCACTGAGGACATTCAGGAGATTTGTGATCAG GTGAAGAACCGAGTGGAGGAAAGAACAGACAAGATGTATCAGGAATTCAAAGCAGTTCTATACAGGGAACAGCTTGTGGCTGGAGAGAACTTTCTCATCAAG GTTAAGGTTGGAAAAGAGGACTACCTCCACCTGAGTGTCTTTAGAGCACTTCCGTGTGATGGAGGGAGGATTGTGCTTAAGGGTGTGCAGCAGCACAAACGCTGGGAAGACCCCCTCATACCTTTTG ACTGTGTGACAATGGGTCAAAAACCTGGAGGATGGAGTGAGACAAAGGATGCCACTGAGGACATTCAGGAGATTTGTGATCAG GTTAAGGTTGGAAAAGAGGACTACCTCCACCTGAGAGTCTTTGTACCAGCTTTGCGTGATGTAAAGATTGAGCTTGTGGGTGTGCAGGAGCACAAAAGCGCGCATGACCCCCTCGTACCTTTTTGA